A portion of the Sabethes cyaneus chromosome 3, idSabCyanKW18_F2, whole genome shotgun sequence genome contains these proteins:
- the LOC128743516 gene encoding protein escargot-like, translated as MPTSIMQKNYSHCPLKKRPVFIDEEVKNDSESDMEPENLSTKPEDLSMKKKKARSESPVAIVIKAEETLPTPPPSSSPDPSETKSPISVPTPIYGSHPSIYYPATRSPTSPAEPLHSFYKSAPNVYSGYPHFPYAMPYPSDLYNLYHHHISPPRSEPLSPYAQRESSVSPPHPGHYVRQESISPPTMVPAYPASELRINQNNNIIKSDSFVRQHRYMPYSLSHHHQLMMPVDHPSLSPASSHTSFNSYLSSNRSLSPARSSPSTLSEENNNTSASPSILTEKSTSSSNIQKVKSDKPGDKPTSSGAPRYQCPDCGKSYSTYSGLSKHQQFHCPAAEGNQAQKIFVCKECNKPYKTLGALKMHIRTHTLPCKCNLCDKAFSRPWLLQGHIRTHTGEKPFVCKLCSRAFADRSNLRAHQQTHEDVKRFKCPTCTKSFSRLPLLTKHNETGCPGMQLPGSQPAPSSPSQQSHDEKYIPTVLSHSNIAVY; from the exons ATGCCAACATCGATCATGCAGAAAAACTACAGTCATTGCCCGCTCAAAAAGCGGCCAGTCTTCATTGATGAAGAGGTTAAAAATG ATTCTGAATCCGACATGGAACCAGAGAACCTGAGTACAAAACCAGAGGATCTCTCGATGAAAAAAAAGAAGGCCCGCTCGGAATCCCCGGTGGCAATTGTAATCAAAGCCGAAGAAACATTGCCAACACCACCACCTTCGTCGTCGCCGGATCCCAGTGAAACCAAGTCTCCGATTTCCGTTCCTACTCCTATCTACGGATCACACCCGTCAATTTACTACCCAGCTACCCGGTCGCCAACCTCGCCAGCAGAACCTCTGCACAGCTTTTACAAATCCGCACCTAATGTGTACTCCGGCTACCCGCACTTCCCGTACGCAATGCCTTATCCATCGGATCTCTACAACCTGTATCATCATCACATCTCGCCACCACGATCGGAGCCTCTATCGCCGTATGCTCAACGTGAAAGCTCTGTCTCACCACCGCATCCTGGACACTACGTTCGCCAGGAATCGATCTCACCACCGACGATGGTTCCGGCCTATCCTGCCTCGGAACTTCGgataaatcaaaacaacaacatcATCAAATCCGACTCCTTCGTTCGCCAGCACCGCTATATGCCATACAGTCTCAGCCATCATCATCAGCTCATGATGCCTGTAGATCATCCTTCGCTATCGCCAGCCTCCAGCCACACTTCATTCAACTCTTACCTGTCATCGAATCGCTCACTGTCGCCAGCCCGATCCAGTCCATCAACACTGTCCGAGGAAAACAACAACACCAGTGCATCTCCGTCAATCTTGACCGAGAAGTCAACCTCCAGCTCCAACATCCAGAAAGTGAAAAGTGATAAACCGGGCGACAAGCCCACTAGCTCCGGTGCACCGCGCTACCAGTGTCCGGATTGTGGAAAGTCCTACTCCACCTACTCTGGCCTCTCGAAGCACCAACAGTTCCACTGTCCTGCGGCCGAAGGCAATCAGGCTCAGAAGATTTTCGTCTGCAAAGAATGCAACAAACCGTACAAAACCCTCGGTGCCCTTAAGATGCACATCCGAACTCACACGCTCCCCTGCAAGTGCAACCTCTGTGATAAGGCTTTCTCGCGACCGTGGCTGCTGCAGGGACACATCCGCACCCACACCGGTGAAAAACCGTTTGTCTGCAAACTCTGCTCGCGAGCCTTTGCCGATCGGTCTAACCTTCGAGCGCACCAGCAAACTCACGAGGACGTGAAACGGTTTAAGTGCCCAACCTGCACGAAATCATTCTCCCGCTTACCACTACTCACGAAGCACAATGAAACTGGATGCCCGGGCATGCAGCTTCCAGGATCGCAGCCGGCTCCAAGTTCTCCATCGCAGCAGTCGCACGATGAAAAGTACATCCCTACAGTGTTATCGCATAGCAACATTGCCGTCTACTAG